One window from the genome of Candidatus Synechococcus calcipolaris G9 encodes:
- a CDS encoding N-acetylmannosamine-6-phosphate 2-epimerase, which yields MNQNLTAKFFPQLRGGLIVSCQAPPESPLAEPNIIAAMAIAAIGQGAVGVRINTPAHIQAVRQQRHQSNQTHLPIIGLWKQVLADYPVYITPRFGDAAAVALAGADIIAIDATLRSRPEPLKSLIERIHTELEKPVMADIDTLGAAEEAVAAGADCVGTTLYGYTAETQTYAPPGWELLETLVQTLKVPVLCEGGISSPQMARKALDLGAFAVVVGTDITGIDLKVQAYCRAIAPSSTGDSQ from the coding sequence ATGAATCAAAATCTGACGGCTAAATTTTTTCCCCAGTTGCGGGGAGGTTTGATTGTTTCCTGTCAGGCTCCACCGGAATCGCCCCTGGCCGAACCGAATATCATTGCTGCCATGGCGATCGCCGCGATCGGGCAAGGGGCCGTTGGTGTCCGCATTAATACGCCAGCCCATATCCAGGCAGTGCGGCAACAGCGTCATCAGAGCAATCAGACTCACCTGCCGATCATTGGCCTATGGAAACAGGTTTTAGCCGACTATCCCGTATATATTACGCCGCGATTTGGGGATGCCGCCGCCGTGGCCTTAGCCGGAGCCGATATCATTGCCATCGATGCCACGCTGCGATCGCGCCCCGAACCCCTAAAGTCCTTAATTGAACGGATCCATACCGAACTAGAAAAGCCGGTGATGGCGGACATTGATACCCTAGGAGCAGCGGAGGAAGCCGTTGCCGCCGGAGCCGATTGTGTTGGTACGACCCTCTATGGTTACACCGCAGAAACCCAGACCTACGCGCCCCCCGGTTGGGAATTATTAGAGACCCTAGTGCAAACCTTAAAGGTGCCAGTATTGTGCGAAGGGGGCATCTCATCGCCGCAAATGGCCCGAAAAGCCTTGGATTTGGGAGCCTTTGCCGTCGTGGTGGGCACGGATATTACCGGGATTGATCTCAAGGTTCAGGCCTACTGCCGGGCGATCGCCCCTAGTTCCACTGGGGATTCACAATAG
- a CDS encoding phosphoribosyltransferase, whose amino-acid sequence MAELFINWTDYYCAVERLAIAIHSSGWQFNQIVCLAKGGLRVGDTLSRIFNQPLAILAASSYGGPGNRVRGSITFGRDLTMTTANLGSHILLVDDLVDSGITLERSLVWLDRHYGFYISEIRTAVLWCKASSVITPNYYGDYLEDNPWIHQPFEIYEQMGAAELMAHHASRKDASDKEGSAL is encoded by the coding sequence ATGGCTGAATTATTTATTAATTGGACAGATTACTATTGTGCCGTTGAGCGGCTGGCGATCGCCATTCATTCCTCAGGGTGGCAGTTTAATCAAATTGTCTGCCTGGCCAAGGGAGGGCTACGGGTAGGAGATACCCTCAGTCGCATCTTTAATCAACCCCTGGCAATTTTAGCGGCCTCGTCCTACGGTGGCCCCGGTAATCGGGTGCGTGGTTCTATTACCTTTGGCCGGGATTTAACCATGACCACCGCCAATTTGGGCAGTCATATTCTTTTAGTGGATGATTTAGTTGACTCCGGCATTACCCTAGAGCGATCCCTGGTTTGGTTGGATCGTCACTACGGATTTTATATTTCCGAGATAAGAACTGCTGTCCTCTGGTGCAAGGCCAGTTCCGTAATTACCCCCAACTACTATGGGGATTACCTAGAGGATAACCCTTGGATTCATCAACCCTTTGAAATTTATGAACAGATGGGCGCGGCGGAATTGATGGCCCACCATGCCAGTCGTAAAGATGCCAGTGATAAAGAAGGGTCTGCCCTGTGA
- a CDS encoding GTPase family protein, which translates to MEMNLAAKFKAWAGLAPLKQWFQVDPDRLAEILKEARSRLPTTEVLLIGKPQAGKSSIIRALTGADPNIIGQGFRPHTTHTQRYQFPTADLPLLTFTDTVGLGETAADTTAIVEELDQLLTDSQKAQIIILTIKVNDFATDRLYQIAHHLKEKQPRIPILLALTCLHELYPANVVDHPPYPPELAQVQTALDSIQNQFAPLSSTAIPLDFTLDEDGFTPVFYGLEALGSSLEAALPDAEAKVIHDLLQQTDRGDQLGSLYRQVGRRYIAPFAVIAATLAAVPLPFATMPVLIAVQMTMVVLLGQLYGQTLSPSQAGGILTTIGGGFIARLVGQQLVKFIPGFGLILSASWSAAYTWALGEAACVYFGDLMGGKTPDPDRIRQVLDETFVQAQQELRQWTTTAVKKPE; encoded by the coding sequence ATGGAGATGAATCTCGCGGCGAAGTTTAAGGCATGGGCCGGGTTAGCGCCCCTAAAACAATGGTTTCAAGTTGATCCCGATCGCCTAGCGGAAATTCTTAAGGAGGCGCGATCGCGGCTACCGACTACAGAAGTTTTACTCATTGGTAAACCCCAGGCGGGCAAAAGTTCGATCATTCGCGCCCTTACAGGTGCAGATCCTAACATTATTGGCCAGGGATTTCGTCCCCATACCACCCATACCCAGCGGTATCAATTTCCCACCGCTGACCTACCCCTTCTCACCTTTACCGATACGGTGGGCTTAGGGGAAACGGCCGCAGATACCACGGCGATCGTTGAGGAATTAGATCAACTCCTCACTGATAGCCAAAAAGCCCAGATCATTATCCTGACGATTAAGGTGAATGATTTTGCCACGGATCGCCTCTACCAGATTGCCCATCATCTCAAGGAAAAGCAGCCGCGTATTCCCATTCTTTTGGCCCTGACCTGCCTCCATGAACTCTATCCAGCAAATGTAGTCGATCATCCCCCCTATCCGCCAGAACTGGCCCAAGTTCAAACAGCCCTAGACAGCATCCAGAATCAGTTTGCCCCCCTAAGCTCCACCGCCATTCCCCTAGATTTCACCTTAGACGAAGATGGGTTTACCCCTGTTTTTTATGGTCTAGAGGCCCTTGGCTCATCCCTAGAAGCAGCCTTACCGGACGCAGAAGCTAAAGTCATTCATGATCTTCTCCAGCAAACGGATAGGGGGGATCAGTTGGGTTCCCTCTATCGCCAAGTGGGGCGACGGTATATTGCCCCCTTTGCTGTTATTGCCGCTACCTTAGCTGCCGTACCCTTACCCTTTGCCACAATGCCGGTGTTGATTGCGGTGCAGATGACCATGGTGGTGTTACTAGGGCAGTTGTATGGCCAAACCCTTTCTCCCTCCCAGGCAGGGGGAATTTTAACGACCATTGGCGGCGGTTTTATTGCCCGACTGGTGGGGCAACAACTGGTCAAGTTTATTCCTGGGTTTGGTTTGATTTTGTCAGCGTCTTGGTCTGCCGCCTATACCTGGGCCCTGGGGGAAGCAGCCTGTGTCTATTTCGGCGATTTAATGGGCGGCAAAACGCCGGATCCCGATCGCATCCGTCAAGTGTTAGATGAAACTTTTGTACAGGCTCAGCAGGAACTCCGTCAATGGACAACCACCGCAGTGAAGAAACCAGAATAA
- a CDS encoding DUF2973 domain-containing protein, with amino-acid sequence MSSMLQFLYIVAFTILALLAMANLIRNLLTLGIEAQRNYGQPRSPMPSVSHPELLDSHGDVIDEPLLVMRSLSVDDARAQLDALYDESPGYGDESRGEV; translated from the coding sequence ATGAGTTCAATGCTACAGTTTCTCTATATTGTTGCCTTTACCATTTTGGCTCTTTTAGCAATGGCTAACCTCATTCGTAATTTACTCACCCTAGGCATTGAAGCCCAGCGCAACTATGGCCAGCCCCGTTCGCCGATGCCCTCCGTTAGTCATCCTGAATTGCTCGATAGCCATGGAGATGTCATTGATGAACCCCTATTGGTGATGCGATCGCTGAGTGTGGATGATGCCCGAGCCCAGTTAGATGCCCTTTACGATGAGTCACCGGGTTATGGAGATGAATCTCGCGGCGAAGTTTAA
- a CDS encoding ATP synthase F0 subunit B, which produces MFYSNTERLNVSSFTPSLDMNSPPISSAQLSLLEQVHKLEELLILEGTKVPFTGRKLINEEDILAQLAQIEESFPKSVQTAQTIIERQDSIIAQAQKQAQDIIKSAEQRAAQIADELRIRQQAELEAQKIRHQVQQEVDMMRKRVMEEVNALRQNSEKELTQLRQATRAECHERQTEADHYADRVLGEMERQFNEMLMVIKNGRQHLKPRSNSGQPGPSRP; this is translated from the coding sequence ATGTTTTACTCTAATACTGAACGATTAAATGTTTCTTCCTTTACACCTTCTCTCGATATGAATTCTCCCCCTATCTCATCCGCGCAGCTTTCCCTCCTTGAGCAAGTCCATAAGCTGGAAGAACTATTGATTTTGGAGGGGACAAAGGTACCTTTTACGGGCCGTAAACTGATTAATGAAGAGGACATCCTGGCCCAGTTAGCCCAGATTGAGGAAAGTTTTCCCAAAAGCGTTCAAACTGCCCAAACGATTATTGAACGCCAGGATAGTATTATTGCCCAGGCTCAAAAACAAGCCCAAGATATTATTAAATCCGCCGAACAACGGGCAGCCCAAATTGCCGATGAACTGCGAATTCGCCAGCAGGCTGAACTAGAAGCCCAAAAAATCCGTCACCAAGTCCAACAAGAGGTGGATATGATGCGGAAGCGGGTGATGGAGGAAGTGAATGCCCTGCGCCAAAACAGTGAGAAAGAACTGACCCAACTCCGGCAAGCAACTCGGGCCGAATGCCATGAACGGCAAACGGAGGCGGATCACTACGCCGATCGGGTTCTTGGGGAAATGGAGCGACAATTTAATGAAATGCTAATGGTGATTAAAAATGGTCGCCAACACCTAAAGCCGCGCTCGAATTCGGGTCAGCCGGGCCCATCTCGCCCTTAA
- a CDS encoding DUF4327 family protein has protein sequence MVQSIQYSIELVQDEARHLVAKGLVSRQQPIYTLCQFVPVREWPMIESELERCDFMLRDRIGDLIGRECWEND, from the coding sequence ATGGTTCAATCCATCCAATACTCCATCGAACTTGTCCAAGACGAGGCTCGCCACTTGGTGGCCAAGGGTCTAGTCAGTCGGCAACAGCCCATTTATACCCTTTGCCAGTTCGTTCCCGTCCGGGAATGGCCGATGATCGAGTCGGAATTAGAGCGTTGTGATTTTATGCTCCGCGATCGCATCGGTGACTTAATTGGCCGGGAATGCTGGGAAAACGATTAA
- a CDS encoding HEAT repeat domain-containing protein yields MTAEFVQRALASEDLGDRLDGINQLRQLPPEVAFELIQPAVNDSHPRIRYGAVSQLANLGRCNPTLAGELLRDRLFNDDEVDVRSAAADAMAALQLTNSLADLQSVYEDTSDWLLQFSIIAALGALGDRAALPLLYEALSSDQELVKLAAIGSLGELGCHESLDRLGDYINYPDWQIRHRLAIALGQIGGDRARSLLEQMIQDRSETVVDAAQNSLKTTAA; encoded by the coding sequence GTGACCGCAGAGTTTGTCCAGAGAGCTTTGGCTTCAGAGGATTTAGGCGATCGCCTAGATGGGATTAACCAACTGAGGCAACTCCCGCCGGAGGTGGCCTTTGAACTGATTCAACCGGCCGTGAATGATAGTCATCCTCGCATTCGCTATGGAGCCGTGAGTCAACTGGCTAACCTAGGTCGCTGTAATCCTACTCTAGCAGGAGAGCTTCTCCGCGATCGCCTCTTTAATGATGACGAAGTTGATGTGCGATCAGCGGCGGCGGATGCCATGGCGGCCCTACAACTCACCAATAGTCTGGCAGATTTACAATCCGTCTATGAAGATACCTCTGACTGGCTATTGCAGTTTAGTATTATTGCCGCCCTAGGGGCCCTAGGGGATCGGGCAGCCCTGCCCCTGCTCTATGAAGCCCTCAGTAGTGATCAGGAACTGGTCAAACTTGCGGCGATCGGCTCCCTGGGTGAATTGGGTTGTCACGAAAGTTTAGACCGCCTAGGGGACTATATCAATTATCCTGATTGGCAAATTCGCCATCGTTTAGCCATTGCCCTTGGACAAATCGGCGGCGATCGCGCCCGGAGTCTTTTAGAGCAAATGATCCAGGATCGCAGTGAAACCGTTGTGGATGCAGCCCAGAACAGCTTGAAAACCACGGCTGCCTAG
- a CDS encoding ABC transporter ATP-binding protein: MATFKDILGYYRDYRWVAILSIAASSLFELVDLLVPYAIGQILNLLSDQSLDFPVEWLAKTIANFAGWSVTPGLYLGVLGGIIFLATIVRAPVQPWLGVWYHWLIALKARRDYSYKAIEKVLTLPLEFYDENNPGRIASRVSKGVSNHTWSYPEIAGQLIPKLVRVLGIGVILWWLEWPVSLGLLMSFGLILIFTLRSLHYLIQKEEILDSYIENTESRTSEIITNIKTVKAFASEARELERQRKRLDREINVVINRIHRGYVWLITWQTTFVQFCLFILLGFSLAITIAGRMSIGHFITIYTLASMAYAEITPISQVAEVFARRYASILRFHEFMDVSTGQDGGSLTVTATQQLKFTGKIHFQNVQFSYHDGNPILKDINLLIEPCQTIALVGRSGSGKSTLIKLLFRYFSTDTGRILMDGQDIQDLNIRAYRQRLAIVHQEVDVFNGTLWDNLTYANPQADPRDVIRACEIARVDEFITSLPMGYQTIVGERGVRLSGGQRQRLGIARALMANPDVLVFDEATSSLDYESELEIQQALQEITGTRTMIIIAHRLSTVRDADQIVVLDQGYIKEVGTHEFLLHQEGLYAHLYSIQADHKYRGRSPD; this comes from the coding sequence ATGGCAACCTTTAAGGACATCTTGGGATACTACCGGGACTATCGCTGGGTGGCAATTCTCAGTATTGCAGCCTCGAGTTTATTTGAATTAGTTGATCTCCTAGTTCCCTACGCGATCGGGCAAATCCTCAATCTCTTATCCGATCAGTCCCTTGATTTTCCCGTGGAATGGCTGGCAAAGACCATTGCTAATTTTGCTGGTTGGAGTGTGACCCCAGGACTTTATCTGGGGGTTTTGGGCGGTATTATTTTTCTGGCAACGATTGTGCGTGCGCCGGTGCAGCCCTGGCTGGGGGTGTGGTATCACTGGCTCATTGCCTTAAAAGCCCGCCGCGATTACAGCTACAAGGCCATCGAAAAAGTCTTGACCTTGCCCCTAGAGTTTTATGACGAGAATAATCCGGGGCGGATTGCCTCACGGGTATCGAAAGGGGTATCAAATCATACCTGGAGCTATCCAGAAATTGCCGGACAGTTAATTCCCAAGCTGGTGCGAGTTTTGGGTATTGGTGTCATTCTCTGGTGGCTAGAATGGCCCGTTTCCCTAGGACTTTTAATGTCCTTTGGTCTGATTTTAATCTTCACCCTGCGATCGCTCCATTACCTGATCCAAAAAGAAGAAATCCTCGATAGCTACATTGAAAACACAGAAAGCCGCACATCGGAAATTATCACCAATATTAAAACCGTCAAAGCTTTTGCCAGTGAAGCAAGGGAACTAGAGCGTCAACGGAAACGCCTGGATCGGGAAATCAATGTGGTGATCAATCGGATTCACCGAGGTTATGTGTGGTTAATTACTTGGCAGACCACCTTTGTCCAGTTTTGTTTATTTATTCTGCTCGGATTTTCTTTGGCGATAACGATCGCCGGGCGCATGTCCATTGGCCATTTCATTACCATTTATACCTTGGCAAGTATGGCCTATGCCGAAATTACCCCCATTAGCCAAGTGGCTGAAGTCTTTGCCCGCCGTTATGCCTCCATTTTGCGATTCCATGAATTTATGGACGTATCCACCGGCCAAGATGGCGGATCCCTGACGGTGACGGCCACGCAGCAGCTAAAATTCACGGGTAAAATTCACTTTCAAAATGTTCAGTTTAGCTACCATGACGGCAACCCCATCCTTAAGGATATCAATCTTCTCATTGAGCCTTGTCAAACCATTGCCTTAGTGGGGCGATCGGGATCGGGGAAATCCACACTCATTAAACTCCTTTTCCGTTATTTCTCCACCGATACAGGCCGCATTCTCATGGATGGTCAGGATATTCAAGACCTGAATATTCGCGCCTATCGTCAACGGCTGGCAATTGTTCACCAAGAAGTGGATGTTTTTAACGGTACCCTGTGGGATAATCTCACCTATGCCAATCCCCAAGCAGACCCTAGGGACGTGATTCGGGCCTGTGAAATTGCCCGGGTGGATGAATTTATTACCTCTTTACCCATGGGCTATCAAACCATTGTCGGCGAGCGGGGAGTCCGCCTTTCTGGGGGGCAGCGGCAACGGTTAGGGATTGCCCGCGCTCTGATGGCTAACCCCGATGTTTTAGTGTTTGATGAAGCAACTTCTAGCCTGGATTACGAATCGGAGCTGGAAATTCAACAGGCCCTCCAGGAAATTACCGGTACTCGCACAATGATTATCATTGCCCACCGCCTTAGTACGGTACGGGATGCGGATCAAATTGTCGTCCTTGATCAGGGCTATATTAAAGAAGTTGGAACCCATGAATTCCTATTACATCAAGAGGGTCTCTATGCCCATCTCTATTCTATTCAAGCGGATCATAAATACCGAGGGCGATCGCCCGATTAA
- a CDS encoding DUF2605 domain-containing protein — protein sequence MLHSNLPEPQLLKILLEPLLDDYQYWFSRANTLLRTEVIPFLGVESQQALLHRVEEAQRNVTAAQSLFQATDGQVGVDTAVLMNWHKLVTECWQIAHQYRSSK from the coding sequence ATGCTGCATTCAAACCTGCCGGAACCCCAACTGTTGAAAATTCTTTTAGAACCCCTACTAGATGACTATCAATACTGGTTTAGTCGGGCTAATACCCTCCTGCGCACCGAGGTCATTCCCTTTTTAGGGGTTGAATCCCAGCAAGCCCTACTCCATCGGGTTGAAGAGGCCCAACGCAATGTCACCGCCGCCCAAAGTTTGTTTCAGGCCACGGATGGCCAAGTGGGGGTTGATACCGCAGTTCTAATGAACTGGCATAAATTAGTAACAGAGTGTTGGCAAATTGCGCATCAATATCGTTCTAGTAAATAA
- a CDS encoding metal-binding protein: MPSGQTHDRLTWIGCPIIAVAVGCLSRLWQLGAIAGISYLVGGLFLSPDLDTYSLPYQRWGYLRWLWWPYRQWIPHRSVLSHGPIIGTVLRLIYGGCWLGVLFLFLVALQRMSAHLGVAQENILPRGEFLWSDVLAWIDLSLRSHPYHWLTAFMGLEVAAMVHYLSDWGVSRFKGTMSRMKRSRRRH; encoded by the coding sequence ATGCCCAGTGGTCAAACCCACGATCGCCTCACCTGGATCGGCTGTCCAATTATTGCAGTAGCGGTGGGTTGCCTAAGTCGTCTATGGCAACTGGGGGCGATCGCCGGTATTAGTTATTTGGTGGGGGGCTTATTTTTAAGTCCAGACCTGGATACCTATTCCCTACCCTATCAACGCTGGGGCTATTTGCGTTGGCTTTGGTGGCCCTATCGCCAATGGATTCCCCATCGTTCTGTCCTCTCCCATGGCCCGATCATTGGTACCGTCCTGCGCCTTATCTATGGTGGCTGTTGGTTAGGAGTCTTATTTTTATTTTTAGTTGCACTCCAGCGAATGTCCGCCCATCTGGGGGTTGCCCAAGAGAATATACTTCCTAGGGGAGAATTCCTATGGAGCGATGTTCTAGCATGGATCGATCTGTCTTTACGGAGTCATCCCTACCATTGGCTGACGGCATTTATGGGCCTAGAGGTGGCTGCCATGGTGCATTACCTAAGCGATTGGGGAGTTTCTAGGTTCAAGGGCACAATGAGCAGAATGAAGCGTTCTCGCCGTCGACATTAA
- a CDS encoding aspartate carbamoyltransferase catalytic subunit — protein MPAAWERRHVLSLRDFTVAELDIVLQTAHSFQEVLSRRTKKVPTLQARVVANLFFESSTRTRNSFELAAKRLSADILNFAPGTSALTKGETILDTAKTFWAMGAEFMVIRHQQSGVPQTIAAEMDRLGGHVGVLNAGDGCHEHPSQALLDLFTLCQGFGSDRPRSESLKGKKVAIVGDIRHSRVARSNLYSLKAAGADVHLAAPPTLLPKEFDCYGATRHWQVEPALEKANIVMTLRLQRERMDQHLIPSLREYHQQFGLTRDRLKQCHPEVKVLHPGPVNRGVEISSDLMDDPHFSLINQQVASGVAIRMALLYLMGNYHTGPLT, from the coding sequence ATACCGGCTGCTTGGGAACGTCGCCATGTCCTGTCGCTGCGGGATTTTACGGTGGCAGAGTTAGATATAGTCCTGCAAACGGCCCATAGTTTTCAGGAAGTTCTGAGTCGTCGCACCAAAAAAGTGCCTACGTTACAGGCGCGGGTGGTGGCCAATCTATTTTTTGAAAGCTCTACTCGCACCCGCAATAGCTTTGAGCTAGCGGCTAAACGTCTTTCCGCAGATATTTTAAACTTTGCTCCCGGAACGTCGGCTCTGACGAAGGGGGAAACCATTTTGGATACGGCAAAGACTTTTTGGGCGATGGGGGCCGAATTTATGGTGATTCGTCATCAGCAATCTGGTGTACCCCAAACCATTGCGGCGGAAATGGACCGACTGGGGGGCCATGTGGGGGTTCTCAATGCTGGAGATGGTTGCCATGAACATCCGTCCCAAGCCCTGTTGGATTTGTTTACCCTCTGTCAAGGGTTTGGCAGCGATCGCCCCCGCAGTGAATCCTTAAAAGGCAAAAAAGTGGCCATTGTTGGAGATATTCGCCATTCCCGGGTGGCCCGATCCAATTTGTATAGTCTCAAAGCTGCTGGAGCCGATGTGCATTTAGCCGCTCCACCGACGTTACTGCCCAAGGAGTTTGATTGCTATGGGGCCACTCGCCATTGGCAGGTAGAGCCAGCCCTAGAGAAGGCCAATATTGTCATGACCTTACGCCTGCAACGGGAGCGCATGGATCAGCATCTGATCCCCAGTTTACGGGAATACCATCAACAGTTTGGCCTTACCCGCGATCGCCTAAAACAATGCCATCCAGAGGTGAAAGTCCTCCATCCTGGGCCCGTAAATCGAGGGGTTGAAATCAGTTCAGACCTAATGGATGATCCCCACTTTAGCTTGATCAACCAGCAGGTAGCCAGTGGGGTTGCCATTCGCATGGCATTACTTTACTTGATGGGAAACTATCACACCGGGCCCTTAACTTAG